Below is a genomic region from Neorhizobium galegae.
ACCCGGCGAATCAGCAGGAACCGGCCATCCCGTTCGAGAATGGCGGAGGACGCGGCCTGGGGGAAAGGGGGCATGTTACGGTCTTTTCGATTCAGCGAGCTGCGGAGCCATGCGGTACAATGGTGAGATCGTAGCCGATGGCTCGGATGACCTTCAGGATGGTCGCGAACTCGGGATTGCCGCCCTCACTCAATGCTCGATAGAGATTTTCACGTGAGAGGCCGGCATCCTTGGCGATCTGGCTCATGCCTCGGGCTCGGGCGACATCGCCGATCGCCGCGGCGATCACGGCCGGATCGCCATCTTCAAACACCGCTTCCAGAAAGAGCGCGATACGCTCATCGGTGTCCAGATGCTCGGTGATATCCCATTTCTTTGTCTCAACCGTCATTTCCGGCCCTCCAGACCAGCCGCCAGCTTTTTGGCCGATACGATATCTTCCGTCTGGCTAGATTTGTCTCCGCCGCAGAGCAGGACGACGAATGCCTGGCCACGGCGGATGAAATAGATCCGAAAACCCGGTCCGTAATCGACCCGCATTTCGCTGACACCGGAACCGACAGGCTTTACATCGCCGGGATTGCCGAGCGACAAACGATAGATGCGGGCATTGATCCGGGCTTTGGCCCGCTCGTCCCGCAACCTGGCAAACCAAGTCGAATAGATTTCGGTTTCCTGGATTTCGATCATATAAATATGTAGCGTGTAAGCTACAGTTCTTCAAGCCGACGAGTTTCATGAAAACCTACACCCTCTACGCCATCGCCGCGCTTGCCGAGATTGCCGGCTGTTTTGCCTTCTGGGCGTGGTTGCGGCTGGAAAAGCCGGTCTGGTGGCTGGCGCCGGGCATAACATCGCTGGTCGTCTTCGCCTGGCTGCTGGCGATGGTGCCGAGCGAGGCGGCGGGGCGTACCTATGCGGCCTATGGGGCGATCTATATCCTCGCCTCGATCCTCTGGCTCTGGGCCGTCGAAGCCAGGGTGCCGGACCGCTGGGATATTCTCGGCGTTGCCGTCTGCCTCGTCGGCGGGGCCATCATCCTCTTCGGTCCGCGAAGCGCCTGATCAGCGCTTGACCCTTCGAAAGCCCGATGCCACATAGTTCGCATGTGCGGACGCTACGCCCTGACGGCGACCCCCAAGGATATTTCGGAGTTCTTCAGTCTGGCGGATCTCGACGATTTCCCGGCCCGCTACAATATCGCCCCGACCCAGCCGATCCTCGTCGTCATGTCGTCCGAAAAGCGTGAGCCGGGCAGCAACCTGCCGGAGCGCCGCGCCTTCCTCGCCCGTTGGGGCCTGATCCCCGGCTGGGTGAAGGACATGAAGGAGTTTCCGCTGCTGATCAACGCGCGCTCCGAGACGGCGATCGGCAAGGCCTCCTTCCGCGCCGCCATGCGCCATCGCCGCATCCTGATCCCCGCCACCGGCTTCTACGAATGGCGCCGACCGCCGAAGGAAAGCGGCGTCAAGCCGCAGGC
It encodes:
- a CDS encoding addiction module antidote protein; the encoded protein is MTVETKKWDITEHLDTDERIALFLEAVFEDGDPAVIAAAIGDVARARGMSQIAKDAGLSRENLYRALSEGGNPEFATILKVIRAIGYDLTIVPHGSAAR
- a CDS encoding type II toxin-antitoxin system RelE/ParE family toxin, which translates into the protein MIEIQETEIYSTWFARLRDERAKARINARIYRLSLGNPGDVKPVGSGVSEMRVDYGPGFRIYFIRRGQAFVVLLCGGDKSSQTEDIVSAKKLAAGLEGRK
- a CDS encoding YnfA family protein, encoding MKTYTLYAIAALAEIAGCFAFWAWLRLEKPVWWLAPGITSLVVFAWLLAMVPSEAAGRTYAAYGAIYILASILWLWAVEARVPDRWDILGVAVCLVGGAIILFGPRSA